The Miscanthus floridulus cultivar M001 chromosome 6, ASM1932011v1, whole genome shotgun sequence genomic interval TATGTTAGGCCATCCATCGTGTCTTGTTGCTGCTTTAACATTTCAGTGCTACGGGTAACAAACTCTGACGGGCTGCACTGCAGGCTGCATGCTTGTGCAGTTGTGATCGTCAGGCTATCCGTCAGCCGCATGCCACGTTGTGTACCCTCTCGTACGCGTTTCTTTCTTTGTTGAGTCCTCCTTGCTGTGCGTCCACACGTCGTCGCAAACAATAAACTTTTCAGATTCCTCAGGTCGTCCGACCGATGAAGTCTCCCTTTGTTCTGTGCACTAACAGTTCGACGATCGAGGCGAGATAGATCCTTACTGTCACGAGTGTCAAACCCATGCCAGATTGCCAGCAGACCTTGACCCACAAGATTTTCACAGAAAGTTCGTGGTCCAAAACTGTAAACACAGATCACGCCAAGAAAGCTGCATGTTTGCTTTGAATAGTCTGCCTTTTGTTACCAGAATACCAGCCGTTTGCAGCATGCAGAATCAAACAAATAGTAGGAAACAGATTGCTCTACAATATTTACGTGCCCAGCTAGTAAAGTTCTCACATGCATGGCTTTCTTTTTACTCGCCAGCCGAATGCTTCCATTGCAGCCAAATACCCCTGCTGGATACCCAGCAGCGCATGCGTCGTCGTACCGGTGTCTTGTAGCTCTGTTACCACTCAAATTAGTTTGACCACATTTTGACTCAGCTACGGCCTCGCGAGTCGTGACCAGTGGTACCATAGCAGCTCTGAGACTGAAAGCAACAGCAGCTGAAGCCTGCTCACATCCGCCCCCAACAGGGCAACATCCTCCACCAAAAGGGGTGTCGAAGAACCAAGCAAAAGTTACAACAAAAATACGTCGCAGATCCAGAGCTTCCAACCATTACTGTCGACGAGATATCACCAGGCTGTGGATGGTACGGCTCTGAATATGAAATCCAGATGCCCGTGCAGCTATATATGGgcatgcagcccgagcccgttAGCCCATCACGAGGCCCGCTTTTTTGACCCGGCCCATCCACGGCCTGGCCCGGTCGTcagcgggcccgggctggcacggcccgagggagcaggctgtgcctgggccttaccccaggcacgtgggctGTCACGGCACGACCCGCAATTTAGGGGAGCCCCGGTGCCTAGCCTATTAAGAATCCCCACTTCCCAGGCCAATACTATTCCTAACCATAACTTCCCCAGCCcaccccctccctccccaccgTGTGGCCGCGCCGCACTCGCAACGCGCGCCTCGCTCGCGTCCCGTTCCCGCGCCTCCCCAGTCGCGAGCACcgcaccgcctcctcctccctcgATTCCCCCCTCTCTCTCGGGCTGAGCATCACGACGGAGGCTCACCTCCTCCCTCGAGCGCGACGGCAGCGGCTCCCCTCCTATGGTCCTGCCTTGTCGTGGAAGGTGGCGGCGCCCCTCTCGGCTCCACGCCCCCCGCGCGCCCCGCCTCCTCCACGGCGGCGTTGACCTTCACCTCAACGCTCCATTCCGCCCCCTGCGGCCAGATCTCTGGCAAGTACGGCATCCTCGAGCTCGCTATCCGTCACCGCGGATCTGGCACTGAGCGCCTTGGGGTGAGTTGCGAGCACGCCGGCGGggcggccgccgccacctcccgcgGTGGTTGCGCCCCCTCCccgccccctctctctctctctgttggcATTTGGtgggcctcgggccggcccatCCTGCTTAAAAGGCCGTGCTCATCGGGCCGGCCCCACACGAAAAGTGGCtcatagtgccgtgcctgggccaaaGGCCAGGCCCGCGTGCCTGAGAGGCATGGCCCACAGGGCACGGCGTGCTATGCCGGCCCGATGGCATCATGCCGtgcctggcacgggcccgtgccgtgccgtgccgggctgGCCCGTTGCCCATCTATACGTGCAGCCCATGCCTCGAGATCACATGAGATGGATGGCGGTGGACTGAACAACACCTTGCCCTTGCAGAGATGCAGGAGGACTGAGCAACCCTTGCCTTGCAGAGATGCAGAATCCAGAGCTTGCGAACCCCTCCTCTGGCATTGCGGGGTCACCATCACAGGCTCAGAATAGTTTCTCCATTTGTTGCCTTTCTTCAAGCATCTTCTCTAACTAAATAAGAAAAGATTTCTTTCAAAAAACTAAATAAGAAAAGATGTTTGTCTGCTTCAATTTTGTTCACTTTGTTCACGTGAAACGGGCACCGATGCCTCTGCATCCTCGATGCCATGTTTTTTCAGCTGAGCATCCGTAGCCACAGTGCTTTCTTCAAACAAGAGAGAAAGTTGAAGCATCGATTCTGCCCTACACTGCGGTGCTCTAGCTGCGGGGCTCAAACATCTATTCCGCTGCTCAGCTCTCCATTTTTCTATTTGCTTCTATTGGTCACAAGATCCGTCCGTCCGAACTTGTTAGCTTAAGCTTGGTTGATTTCTCTTTCACCGTCTTAGATTGAAGATATGGAGTTAATTTCCATTCATTTTTTGTCCGGGAAGTGCCATGTCAACCTTACCTTCCCTGCTGTGCGATACTGAAACACCCAAACTTTGTACTCGGACCTTGTGCCCACTAACTTCGATTGTTCTGTAAAAAAAGTATTGCTACGTTCAAAATGGGATACAGAAAAAATGCAGAAAGGAACATGTATAGCTGACAAAGTGATGCTATGGTAATAATTAAAGCAAGGCCCCACTGCTCCCTCTCCATACCAGTGTCTCTGCATGGTATGGCACAGGGATATGCATATGCAAGGCATGAGCAGAGTCACAGAGCGGCCACACACAAGCCATTGCACCTGTCTCCAGTTTATATAACCCCTAACACTTGCTTCCTTAAGCTGTTTCTCTGAATCCAAATAAAGCACCATCCTCCCATTTTCTATCCATTGCTCATTTGAAGAAGAGGGATGGCTAATGGTTGCCCCACAACTACCACAAGCTccctgctcctcttcttccttctctcttgCCTGCTCATCGGCCATGCTCTCTGCAGCCAAGGTCACAATGGCAGAACATCAGGTTCTTCCCCTCACACAAACACCTGAGTTGTTTATTTCCTCTTTCCTTGCATGAGACGAGTCCCTTCTTTCTTTTAGTATTTGCTTTTTGTTCACTTTCACTGCTTATTCGCTCATATGAATCTAATTTGCGGTGAAGGTGCTGATTATGTGGTGCAATATCCCCACCAGGAATTGCCTGCTAAACATATAGTTTTGCAGGACGCTGTCAAGGTACCTATCTTAGTTAAGTAGCGTTCTTCAGGTTTCTAAGTTTCAAAGGCTTGCAGGCTTGCAGTACTTTTTTATTCTTTTACGTCTCTATTGTATTTCAAACTTCTaccttcttaatacaatgatacgcaatgctcttgcgtattcaagaaaaaaaattatgcaaGGAAAAGTTTGGAAGGAGAAAATGCCAACCACTTGCCTCCAACATTACTCCTGTAGTATTACTAGAAAAAACTTTAGAATAGAAACAAGAAATGAAACtaatgtttttttttataaaaaaaagtgGATTAAAACCTTGTACTAGGTTAACACACAAAGTGCTTAATGACCTTAAAGCAAGTATAGTTAGCGTGATATTTTCACATGCCTTGATATTAGGGTCTAAACAAGGACATACTGTCGAAGTATGCAAGGAGAATGTTGATCGGCTCAATTGCTCCAATATGCACATACAACGAGTGCAGGGGGTGTCGATTCAAGTGTACTGCTGAGCAAGTCCCAGTGGATGCAAATGACCCCATGAGCAGTGCCTACCACTACAAGTGTGTTTGCCACAGGTGATCTTCAATGAGTAGGAGGAGCTTCTATGTTATGGTATGTCCTAGAGAATAGTAGTATTTTTTCCCCATTTTTGGCTCtccctcttcttttccttctatTCTTTGTTTTCTCTGTTGAAAAGGCTTCTTTTTTTCGTTTCTATTTTACAAGAGGCTAGCTAGTAGAGGACTGGAGTATGGAGGGGCATTTTGTACTTTAAAATGCTTAGTTCAGGTTATGGACTAGTAATTTTGTTAGTAAATGGTTATCAATTTTGACATCTGAAGTAAGTGTGCATAAATAGTATGGTTGACCTATGGCTACGATGCATCATCGAGTCTATGAAGTATGAACAGACCTCAAAATATATCATCTGCTTGAACAGCCTTGGAGATCTAGGCTGCATCTTCCGAGCACCATCAGTTCTTATGGTCGATCAATTGGTCATTCATGTCATTCCTCTTTTTCATGGTAAAAAAGTTAACAATCACCTGTACAAATGGGAAGTATGTTAAACTAGACAAACCCACAGAAGAAAAGGCGACGCCAATGAAGCTTATGAAGAGGGAATGCTATTGTGGCATTGTGCAGCCAGCAATTCATCAAACTAGACTTCATTTTAAAGTTTAATTAACTAAGAAGTTGTCAGAGAAAAGTTGTCAGACCGTCACCTGACTAAAGTGAATATGCATAGTTTCATTCATGATGTACATTATTATCAGCAACAAACTTCTGATGCCAAAAGAGCACACAGTTTGCAAGTATAAATTTATAACTTGTGTGAGGATTCGAGTCAACTGGAAACAGTACTAACAAGAGCTCTGTGCATGAGTTGCCACTGCAGGGCCACAACTGCAACTATGTAGATTGTGAGCAGGATATCAGAGTTCCTTCAAGAAGAATGTATTGCTTAAAGGCCACTGATGTTGGTAACCAAAGTTTGTTCTTGGCTAATGCAAAGTATGCAATTAAAGTCACTTAAACCTTTTGCGGTTCACCCAATACCAAGACATGTTTCAGAATATGTTAATGTACATACAAGAAGCTCATTGAAGCCTTGAGATAGAGAGGCCCAACAAATGATCAGTTATTCATCAAAGGCATCCAGAGAGGACTATGTTTGGACTTGGAGAATGTATTGATTTAAAAAGTCGCTTACCATATCTTTCAGCACTAAGTACACACTCGCTGAGAAGTCATAGGTCATGCAAAAGCTGAGACGCACATTAAAAGGTCTGTTATATTTCATATTAATAATTTCAAAACATAAAGTAAGACTTTTGCTTACAAAATTGTAGAACTATTGTTCCCAATATCAGCCATTTTTCATTTTGTAATCAGCAATCAACAACACAGCTACAAAATGAAATACAGAAAGTAGACAGAAGTAAGAGGCAACATACAATCTTGATATCTGAACTTCATGTATCTTGATTCTGATGAAGTGATGATATAAAGAACAATGCTACGGAGGTGCAGACACTTCTCAATTAGAGACCAAACTTTTCCTTCAAAGGCTAAAACCACTTTTAAGTCCCATAATCCACAAGTGGCTAGTCCAGACAGTTAGCATTATGCCCTTTAGAACAGACTAAAAGGAGTAAACAACTGCAGCCTCAAATATAAAGCTTCTTCGTTCAATCACATGCTGAGTCACCACTGTGCAAGCACGTCAAGAAAAAGTTAATAAAATGGACCGCACATGGATACTCAAGATCCTCATCGATCTAGTGTTGTTTAAGTTGCCACTGCTTGTGCTTGAGCTGGAAAACTCAGACTTGAAAAATAGCCAGTTACCATCAGGGCTATGAACCATCAGATGTAATTTGGTGCATGTCTAGAATGTTATATCAACAGACATCATGATGAAGGACTTAGCAAATTTGGTACAGAAAGGAGCAATCAAATAGATGCTACCATTTTAGACAAATTCCACAGCATCAAGTATATTTGATCCGTACAAAGATGTGAGCCACCTCCATTCACAAACCCATGTATTTCTCCATCCACTTCAATCACACTCCGCCCAATATCCTTCATCAGCATAGATATTTGACAGAAGAACATAGACTCTAGAATCATCAGCTCCAAGATTTGCAAGACGTTCCACTGATAACTCAGCCAGCTCAACACAACTATGGCTTCGGCAGGCAGCAAGAAGAGATCCCCACAATTCCGGAGTCTGTTCCATGGGCATTGTTTCTATAGCATGCCTGGCCTGATCCAAACGTCCGGCACGGCCAAGTAGATCAACCAATGCACCATAATGTTCTACCTTGGGATCTATCCCAAAATCCTTTTTCATTCTGTGAAATATTTCTAAACCCTCTGAGACCAACCCAGCATGTGTCCAAGCAGTCAGAATGGCAAGTACACTAAGATCATCCACTGCAACCCTTTCTGCCTCCATTCGACGGAACATCATGACAGCATCCAGACCATAACTATGAGTTCCAAGTCCAACAATCATCACATTCCAAGTGACCACACTCCTCTCAGCCATGCTTTCAAAGATCAACATGGCAATATCCAAGCGCCCACATTTCATGTACATGTCCATCAAAGCTGTCTGCACCACAACATCAGAcagcaccttcttcttctccaagtaAGAGTGAAGCCATCTTCCTTGCTCCAAAGCGCCCAGCTGAGCACAAGCACTGATAGCCCCCACGGCAGCGACCGTATCAGGCCTTACGCCACACCGTAGCATACTCTGAAAATACTCCAAAGACTCCTTCGCCTCCCCACACCTGACATGCCCATCAATGACAATACTCCACGATGTCACATTCCGCTCCGGCATTTCCTCAAACAGTGATCTCGCCTCATCCATCCTTCCGTGCCTGGCCGCCAGATCTACTCATACCTTTCTCGACCTTTTGGCTAAGATCAAGTGTATATCTATTCTTATCAGTTTAATATATCTAATACGTGGGTCTTGTGCCCACTTTGATATTAAATTTAATACATCACAGTAGCTTGCTGCTGGGGTCCTTGAGTGTTGCTCGGGCGTTGCACTACTACCCGATCCTGGCGCATCCCAACCAATTCGaagtaaaattttaaaaaattccgCGGGACTCTGAGCCCACCGCAACTAATTCAAAGTAAAAATTTTCACGGGCCTCTAAGCCAAAGGCTATTTAATCAGAGGTCCGTTCTGTTTACTTCACTACTGACCGAGCCTGGCGCACCCCAACCAAGTCGaagtaaaattttaaatttaggtCCGTTCGTCTGTAACTGTGGGTACATTTGGTCTTTTTGGCCCTCCAGTTAACGCCTCTGTACCAGTTAACGCCTCTGTAACCGAGGGTCAATAGGAGCATGAGCAGCCTAAAGAAGGATTAAGGTTCATTAGGAGAAGTAAAGGTTGAGGAAGGATTAGGATTAGAGGTTCATTAGGAGAAGTAAAGGTTGAGGAAGGATTAGAGGTTCATTAGGAGCATGAGCTAAATAGGTTAGGAATGGCTGGCTAAGAGGTATGCAAATGAAAAAGGAAAATGCTAAAAATCAGTTGTGCAAAATAGATTAAGGAATGGCTGGCTAAGAGAAAAATCCTTTAAAAATCAGTATATGGAAAGGAACTGTTTCTCATCACTGGAAGCGTAGAAGCTTTGCTCTTGAAGTGCTTCTTGGGTTAAGTTTCAAACCATTAATTTGATCAATATATAGTTTATACCCTAATTTTGATCAATGGTTTTTTAGATCAAAGGCATTCACCCGGCTTTTATTGAAAGCTTAACGAAAGCCCAAGATCATGCTGGGAAGACTAGCTTATAGATTAAGCACTAAACCCTTCAAAGAACTCTACAAACTACACAGCAAAGGATCTACCACCAGACCTCTAAACCAAAACAACAAGTTTGAATCCTCCAACATTCGGACCAACATAAGCCGACAAAAGACAAACACTCGCCAAAGCTACATTGCCACAGTGGCATcagaagcaactagatttatcaaATCGTTCGCCACAGGCTTCAGATTGAGCTTCAAAAGCGGACACCAGGATTTCACCACCATCAACGTCTTGTAAATGATTGCCACTGGGGAAGTCATCGTCTTCTTGTTAAACACCACATCATTGTGCGTCTTTCAGATAGTCCATAACGCACCTGCACATAGGAACAACGTTACCTGCTGTTTTTTTCCTCTAAGTTTGGTCAAGATCTCTAAAAATAGCGATGAACAACTTGTTGGCGACAACGGCCAACTGAAACATTCATGAAAAAGGACCATAAGAATGCAGCAATGGGGCATTGGAACAAAATGTGGTCCGACGTTTCAACTCTATCACAGCTGAAACATTCCTCCGGTCCAGaccatttcttcttcttcaattgGACCCCACACTGGATTCTATCATGTATGGCCATCCATAAGAAAATTTTAACCTTCAAAGGAATATTACATTTCCAAATAAGCATCATCTGCACATCTTGAACCCCTCCAAAGGTCATCAAGTTATAAAGTGACTTTGCTGAATATTATTGAGATCTCTCTAAAGCCCAAAACACCTCATATGTACCATCTGATAAAGAAACTTCATCTAACAACAACATCAGATTGCTCTATTCTTCCCACAAGATTCCATTCAACTGCCTTTTAAACTCTAAAAACCACTGACCTTCCACCCATGCCTCTACCACATCTAAATCTTGGCGAACAGCAATGTGAAACAGATTAGAGAAGGTTACTTTCAGAACACATTCTCCTAACCAACAATCATGCCAAAACCTTGTTTGCATCCCTGATTTTATCCTAATACACCTTCCCATTTGAAACCACTTTCTTACATCTAACAAAGATTTCCAGAATTGCGAACCCTTCCTATTTCTGACTTGAAAAATGCTTTTGTGGCCCAAATATTTGTTTCTCAATATGTTACAACATAAACTATTATCTCCTCTTTCAAGCTTGTCAATCCATTTGCCAAGTAAACAAGTATTCATAACTCTAACATCCATAAAACCAAGACTTCCAAACTGTTTCGGCCTGTCTAGAGCTTCCCACTTAACCATATGATACTTCCTTTTCTTACTTGTACCTTCCCAAAAAAATCTAGCTCTAATAGAGTCCAACCTCTGAAAATTACCTTCATATAACTGATACACGCCCATCGTGTACATGGGTAAGCTAGACAAACAAGAATCAATCAAAATGGATTTTCCCCTGATGACAGATACTCACATTGCCAAGTTCCCAGTCTTTTCTCTGTCTTCTCACAAACATAGCTCATTTGCGCTTTGGATATCTTATGACAACTAACCTACATTTCTAGATATTTCATTGGAAGAACTCCACTTTTACATCCCAACATCTCTGCTACAACATTCATCTCCACAGCAGACAGTCCTACTGAGAAAATCTCACCTTTCTCAAAGTTTATCTTCATTCCTGATATAGCCTCATAGCAAGAAAGAATCACTCTAACATTTCGCAAGGTTTGCAAATCAAATTGCAGGAGTAGAATAGTATCATCAGCATACTGTAAATGTGTTAACCCTCCTTCAACTAAGTGTGGTACAAGCCCCTTAATCATCCCAGCAGCACAGGCTCTTGAAAACATAGCAGAAAGGGCATCTGCTACAAGATTAAACAACAGTGGAGACAATGGATCACCCTGTCTGAGTCCTTTGAAGCTTCTAAAATAGTCCCCTCTTTCACCATTCAGATCAATGCACACCTTTCCCCCTCTAACAACTTTATTCATCCATTGAATCtatttcatatcaaacccttttctATGAAGTACTTCCTCTAAAAAATTCCAATTAACTCTATCATACGCTTTTTCAAAATCCAACTTGATGATAACCCCACTTGTTTTTGTATCCTTAAGTTCATGCATCACCTCCTGCAGGATCACCACTCCCTCTAAATTATTTATTCCAGGTATAAAAGCTGTTTGAAAATTACTCACCACCCTACCAACCACT includes:
- the LOC136459683 gene encoding EPIDERMAL PATTERNING FACTOR-like protein 9; this encodes MANGCPTTTTSSLLLFFLLSCLLIGHALCSQGHNGRTSGADYVVQYPHQELPAKHIVLQDAVKGLNKDILSKYARRMLIGSIAPICTYNECRGCRFKCTAEQVPVDANDPMSSAYHYKCVCHR